A single window of Lytechinus variegatus isolate NC3 chromosome 8, Lvar_3.0, whole genome shotgun sequence DNA harbors:
- the LOC121419659 gene encoding skin secretory protein xP2-like — translation MILACGEVSSRSSSSGSSSGSSSGSSSGSSSGSSSGSSSGSSEMPAPQPAPVPAPQPAPAPASQPAPQPAPAPAPQPAPAPAPQPAVAPAPQPAPAPAPQPAVAPAPQPAPAPAPQPAPQPAPAPAPQPAPAPAPQPAPQPAPAPAPQPAPAPAPQPAVAPAPQPAAAPAPQPAPAPAPQPAPAPAPQPAPAPAPQPAVAPAPQPAVAPAPQPAPAPAPQPAPAPAPAPAPTTGKKGLFMNPEYPNRFYLNLVNLK, via the coding sequence ATGATACTGGCTTGTGGGGAGGTCAGCAGCAGAAGTTCTTCTTCTGGATCTTCTTCTGGATCTTCTTCTGGATCTTCTTCTGGATCTTCTTCTGGATCTTCTTCCGGATCTTCTTCGGGATCTAGTGAAATGCCTGCTCCACAACCCGCTCCCGTGCCTGCTCCACAACCAGCTCCTGCACCCGCCTCACAACCTGCTCCCCAACCTGCTCCAGCACCTGCTCCACAACCAGCTCCGGCACCTGCTCCACAACCCGCTGTGGCACCTGCTCCCCAACCCGCTCCGGCACCTGCTCCACAACCCGCTGTGGCACCTGCTCCCCAACCCGCTCCGGCACCTGCTCCCCAACCTGCTCCACAACCAGCTCCGGCACCTGCTCCACAACCCGCACCGGCACCTGCTCCCCAACCTGCTCCACAACCAGCTCCGGCACCTGCTCCACAACCCGCACCGGCACCTGCTCCACAACCCGCTGTGGCACCTGCTCCACAACCCGCTGCGGCACCTGCTCCACAACCCGCTCCGGCACCTGCTCCACAACCCGCACCGGCACCTGCTCCACAACCCGCTCCGGCACCTGCTCCACAACCCGCCGTGGCACCTGCCCCACAACCCGCTGTGGCACCTGCTCCACAACCCGCTCCAGCACCTGCTCCACAACCCGCTCCGGCACCTGCTCCTGCACCAGCCCCAACGACAGGTAAGAAAGGCCTTTTTATGAACCCCGAGTACCCAAATCGATTTTACCTTAATCTCgtgaatttgaaatga